A stretch of DNA from Pasteurellaceae bacterium RH1A:
AGCTCAAGTGCCATCGGGCGACCAACAATGTTGGAGGCGCCTACAATCACAGCGTGCTTGCCGTAGAGGTCAAGGCCGGTTTGTTCCAAGAGCTTCATCACACCATAAGGGGTGCAGGCTCGCAGGGTTGGAATGCGTTGGCAGAGGCGGCCGACATTGTAGGGGTGGAAGCCGTCCACATCTTTGTGTGGGGCAATAGCTTCAATCACCTTGGTGGAATCAATCTGTTTAGGTAAAGGTAGTTGCACCAAAATGCCATCAACTGCTTCATCTTGGTTGAGTTCTTCAATCAGGGCCAAGAGTTCCGCTTCTGAGGTGCTTTCAGGCAAATCGTAAGACTTGGATTGAATGCCGATTTCGGCACAGGTTTTGCGTTTGCTATTCACATAAACTTGCGAGGCAGGATCAGCTCCCACCAAGACCACAGCCAGCCCCGCAGGGCGTTTTCCAGCTTCTAGATGGCTGGCTAATTTTTGGGCCACCTCAGCCTTAATATTTGCAGCCAAGGCCGTTCCTGAAATCACTTGAGCAGGCATTCACTTCTCCTAAAGACGAGTAAAAAAGAAAACGTTTGCTATTTTCTCAAAAAATTGACTGCTTGTAAGCAAGAATTTCAAT
This window harbors:
- a CDS encoding bifunctional methylenetetrahydrofolate dehydrogenase/methenyltetrahydrofolate cyclohydrolase; this encodes MPAQVISGTALAANIKAEVAQKLASHLEAGKRPAGLAVVLVGADPASQVYVNSKRKTCAEIGIQSKSYDLPESTSEAELLALIEELNQDEAVDGILVQLPLPKQIDSTKVIEAIAPHKDVDGFHPYNVGRLCQRIPTLRACTPYGVMKLLEQTGLDLYGKHAVIVGASNIVGRPMALELLLGGCTVTVTHRFTQDLASHVKQADILVVAVGKPQFIPGEWIKEGAVVIDVGINRLEGKLVGDVEYEVAAQRAGFITPVPGGVGPMTVAMLMHNTLQAYEEHIA